Part of the Caulifigura coniformis genome, GCGCGACAGCGGCTTGATCGCGCTCAGCGACGCAATGTTGATGATCGAGCCGCGCACGCCCCCTTCGATCATCTCCTGGCCAAACACCTGGCAGGCGATCCGCACGGCCCGCAGATTGACGGTGAAGATGCGCTCCCATTCCTCATCGGTGATCTCGAGGAACGGTGTCGGTGAATTGACGCCCGCTCCATTCACGAGGATGTCGCAGACGCGTCCTTCGCTCTCGAGCTTTTCGACGAGGCCTTCGAGGTCCGTCTTCACCGTGACGTCGGCCTTGTAGAACTCCGCCGCGCCGCCGTGCTTCTTGATCCGCTCGACGGCCGTCGCGCCGGCTTCCGCATCGCGTCCAAGAACGACCACCGTCGCGCCGGCACGGGCGAGGGTGTCGGCGATGGCGCCGCCGAGAACGCCCGTGCCGCCGATGACGACTGCGGTGCGACCCACGAGTCCAAAGAGATCGGTCAGGTAATCACAGGGGGTGGCGGCGGTCAGCATGAGAATTCGTCAGTGTTGAAGTGAAGTGGCGGCGCGGCGGTCCATCGACGCGCAGGAGCGGCATGCTACGCAGCGACGCCGCGAGACGCGAATGTCCTGTCGGGTTCCGGTCAGTCGACCCAGTGCTGGGCGCATTTCACGGCCTTCTTCCAGCCGCTGTAGAGATCGTCGCGTTCCGCGATCGACATCTGCGGGGCAAACTCGCGATCGAGAACCCAGTTCCGGGTCAGGTCGCGGAAGTCGGTCCAGTAATCGACGGCCAGGCCGGCGAGGTACGCCGCGCCCAGGGCCGTCGTTTCCTGCACGACAGGCCGCAGCACGCGAACGTCCAGCAGGTCCGACTGGAATTGCATCATCAGGTTATTCGCCGTGGCTCCGCCGTCGACGCGCAGACTGGAAAGGGCCACGCCGGCGTCGGCCTGCATGGCGTCCAGCACGTCACGGGTCTGGTAGGCCATTGCTTCGAGGGCGGCCCTCGCGAAGTGGGCCTTCGTGCTGCCGCGCGTCAGGCCGACGATCGCACCGCGGGCATTGGGGTCCCAGTAGGGGGCACCCAGTCCGACGAACGCCGGCACGAAATAAACGCCGTCGTTGCTCTTCACGCTGGCGGCCAGCTGCTCGACCTCAGGCGACTTGGCGATCAATCCGAGGCCGTCGCGGAGCCACTGCACGGCCGCGCCGGCGATGAACACGGCGCCTTCCAGGCAATAGGTCGTCGTGTCGCCGATCTTCCAGCCGATGGTCGTCAGCAGTCCATGCTTTGAGACGGCAGGCGTTGAGCCCGTGTTCAGGAGCATGAAGCAGCCGGTGCCGTACGTGTTCTTCGCCTCGCCCGGGCCAAAGCAACCCTGGCCGAACGTCGCCGCCTGTTGGTCGCCGGCGCACCCGGCGATCGGGATCGATTCGCCGAGCAGGTCCTTTGTTGTGTGACCGTAGATCTCGCTGCAGCTCTTCACTTCGGGAAGCATGGCCCGAGGCACATTGAAGATCCGCAGAAGCTCGTCATCCCAGTCGAGCGTGTGAATGTTGAACAACAGCGTGCGGCTGGCGTTGCTGACGTCCGTGACGTGCAGATTGCCTCCGCTTAATCGCCACATCAGGAACGCGTCGACCGTCCCGAACAGGATTTCCCCACGTTCGGCCCGTGCCCGCAGCCCCGTGATTGAATCGAGCAGGTGGGCGATCTTCGTCGCGGAGAAGTAGGCATCGAGAACGAGACCGGTCTTCTGCCGGATTGTCTCCTCCAGGGCTTCCTTCTTGAGTCGCTCGCACACCGGGGCGGTGATTCGGCTCTGCCAGACGATCGCGTTGGCGACGGGAGTTCCGGTCTTCTTGTCCCAGAGGATTGTCGTCTCGCGCTGGTTCGTGATGCCGAGCGCAACGATCTGCCTGGCCGAGAGCTTGCCGTTCTCGAGCGCCCGCCTGGCGGTCGCCAGCTGCGAAGACCAGATCGCTTCCGGATCGTGTTCGACGTGCCCAGGCGTCGGATAGATCTGCGGGAATTCCTGCTGTCCGGATGAGACCGGACGGCCATCGCGGCCGAAGACGATGGCCCGGCTGGAGGTCGTTCCCTGGTCGAGGGAAAGGATGTACTGGGCGGCCTCAGGCACGGGCGACTCCTGTTGGCAAGGCAAGATGGAAAGCGTTCGATCTTGGCCACGTCCACGAACCCTGACAAGGGTTCAGGGCACGCCGACGCACCCTGCCAGGCCCCGGATGCTGAGCCTCAGCCCACGCCATCAGCGACGCGCGTGCTGGTTGTGACGTTTGTTGCGATTCGTCAGGCTGGGAATCGAGGGGCCCGTCTGCAGTTCGGTCGAGCAGCGGGTCTGCGATCGACGTAGGCTGGTCACGCTGGCCACCGCCGATGCGGTGTCCTCCGCCGCCCCAGACGGCCGCTTTTCCGTTCCCATGATCGACTTCAAGTCATTCCTGTCCCGGTCGAGCCGCGGGCGTCAAAGCCATGCACCGGCTCACCTGTCGTTCGCGCGCTCGCGTGTCGGACGGACCATTTCGCGGACGGGATTGCTGCTGAAGAAGCAGTTGTGGGTTTTTCCGCTGCTGGCAGTTGTCGGCTTTCTCATCGTGCACCTGTTCGTCAGGGAAGCGATCGAAAGCACGATGAAACAGAACCTGTCTTCACAGCTCGAAGCGCTGCTGAAGACGGAAGCGGCCATGCTGGAAACGTGGCTGAAGATCCAGGAATCCAACGCCGTTCAACATGCGAACGACCAGGACTTCCGCGAAGACGTCTACAAGCTGCTCGATTTCCCATCGTTGACGTCCGGCTCCAGCTCTCCCGAGGCGCTCTCGACGAACGCCGAGGCGGCGGCCCTCAGGGAATCGCTGCGAAAGGACCTGCAACCGGCGCTCACGGCGCACCGCTACGAAGGCTTCGCGATTCTCGATCGCACCCGCACCGTGCTGGCGTCCGACCAGACAGCGCTCATCGGTCAGACCTACTCGGCCATCGAAGTCGAACGACTGCTGGAGCGAGTCCTCTCCGGTGAGACGGTCGTGACGACTCCCTTTCCGAGCCAGTCGGTCATTCGTGACGAGCGGGGCGTGATGAGGGCCGGGGTGCCCACCATGTGGGTGCTGGCGCCGATCCGCGATCCTTCGTACCAGGTGGTCGCCATCCTTGGCCTTCGCATCCGCCCGGATCGCGAGTTCACGCGAATCCTGCAACTGGGCCAGATCGGGGAGACCGGCGAGACGTATGCCTTCGACCGCAATGGCCGGATGGTGTCCAACAGCCGGTTCGACGACCTGCTGATCCTTCTGGGCATCATTCCGGATACCGATGATTCGCGCTCGATCCTCAACGTCCAGCTGCGAGATCCGGGCGGCGACCTGACCAAGGGCTATCGGCCGACCAAACGCCGCTCAGAGCTGCCGCTGACACCAATGGCCGCCGACGCTATCCAGGGGCACTCCGGCGTCGACGTCGACGGTCGTGCCGACTACCGGGGTGTCCAGGTTGTCACGGCCTGGACCTGGCTCCCGCGTTACGAATTGGGAATCTCCACAAAGATCGATGCCGAGGAGGCGTTTCGTCCTCTCACGATCCTCCGGCGAACGTTCTGGGCGCTCATGGTCCTGCTCATTCTGGCGGCCATCGCGATCTTCATCTTCACGCTGATTCTGGCCCGGCTCCGGCGGGAGGCGCAGAAAGCCGCTATCGACTCGAAGAAGCTGGGGCAGTACACGCTCGAGACCAAGCTGGGCTCGGGCGGTATGGGAGTCGTCTACAAGGGACGCCACGCTGTTCTCCGCCGCATGACGGCGATCAAGCTCCTCAACGTCGATAAGGTCAACGACAGCTCGATCGAGCGGTTCGAACGCGAG contains:
- a CDS encoding SDR family oxidoreductase: MLTAATPCDYLTDLFGLVGRTAVVIGGTGVLGGAIADTLARAGATVVVLGRDAEAGATAVERIKKHGGAAEFYKADVTVKTDLEGLVEKLESEGRVCDILVNGAGVNSPTPFLEITDEEWERIFTVNLRAVRIACQVFGQEMIEGGVRGSIINIASLSAIKPLSRVFTYSASKAAVLNLTENLAREWAPHGIRVNALSPGFFPAEQNRKVLTPDRQAKILGHTPMNRFGDAPELAGATLLLASNKAGSFITGANLVVDGGFMAQTI
- the glpK gene encoding glycerol kinase GlpK; translated protein: MPEAAQYILSLDQGTTSSRAIVFGRDGRPVSSGQQEFPQIYPTPGHVEHDPEAIWSSQLATARRALENGKLSARQIVALGITNQRETTILWDKKTGTPVANAIVWQSRITAPVCERLKKEALEETIRQKTGLVLDAYFSATKIAHLLDSITGLRARAERGEILFGTVDAFLMWRLSGGNLHVTDVSNASRTLLFNIHTLDWDDELLRIFNVPRAMLPEVKSCSEIYGHTTKDLLGESIPIAGCAGDQQAATFGQGCFGPGEAKNTYGTGCFMLLNTGSTPAVSKHGLLTTIGWKIGDTTTYCLEGAVFIAGAAVQWLRDGLGLIAKSPEVEQLAASVKSNDGVYFVPAFVGLGAPYWDPNARGAIVGLTRGSTKAHFARAALEAMAYQTRDVLDAMQADAGVALSSLRVDGGATANNLMMQFQSDLLDVRVLRPVVQETTALGAAYLAGLAVDYWTDFRDLTRNWVLDREFAPQMSIAERDDLYSGWKKAVKCAQHWVD
- a CDS encoding serine/threonine protein kinase, which translates into the protein MIDFKSFLSRSSRGRQSHAPAHLSFARSRVGRTISRTGLLLKKQLWVFPLLAVVGFLIVHLFVREAIESTMKQNLSSQLEALLKTEAAMLETWLKIQESNAVQHANDQDFREDVYKLLDFPSLTSGSSSPEALSTNAEAAALRESLRKDLQPALTAHRYEGFAILDRTRTVLASDQTALIGQTYSAIEVERLLERVLSGETVVTTPFPSQSVIRDERGVMRAGVPTMWVLAPIRDPSYQVVAILGLRIRPDREFTRILQLGQIGETGETYAFDRNGRMVSNSRFDDLLILLGIIPDTDDSRSILNVQLRDPGGDLTKGYRPTKRRSELPLTPMAADAIQGHSGVDVDGRADYRGVQVVTAWTWLPRYELGISTKIDAEEAFRPLTILRRTFWALMVLLILAAIAIFIFTLILARLRREAQKAAIDSKKLGQYTLETKLGSGGMGVVYKGRHAVLRRMTAIKLLNVDKVNDSSIERFEREVQITSQLNNPNTVAIYDYGRTEEGIFYYAMEYIEGIDLQVLVDKYGPQSEARTIHILRQICGSLFEAHSLGLVHRDIKPANVMLARRGGEPDVAKVLDFGLVKALDNRTSTQQTAANSLTGTPLYMSPEAIQTPDSVDPRSDLYAVGAVGYFLLTGKNLFDTENIVELCQAQVSRSPIPPSERIGRELSPELEGAIMSCLEKSPARRPQTARDLSQLLFRSPAALKWSVEEADHWWGRHERGLAADEGGPASGNHSGGAKTTPRAADYGQTVVGQTDLE